A genomic segment from uncultured Desulfuromonas sp. encodes:
- the gspD gene encoding type II secretion system secretin GspD, protein MNPLKKVHVSMNIFIRRLSPAMHNVFTCVLVLITLTSCSLLQPTAREQASAPLLEVEKPKENATEKVVLSAEGLDRSSNDPLEKLQQDMQTLEEREEAFNRKLTEMMRSNAVSTPIDRQAKDNGLKRVSGRQEIACHFDSADLLEVVRLFMQEYLKEDFLIYPGVEGSVTMEVERSMTTDEIRHLLEGVLQINRMTMFYQDDRWHIMPLDDAPIALGQERLLLSGDDKVVRGQTIQAYTLRYVTASELVKVITPYLTKGAQVYAHEPSGVLLVCDYPHVQAKIDKLIQLFDVGPFAGTQMRVFWPKYVLADELVKELDALAKSVSLAAGDDANPNSSLSFVAMPRLNLLLAMSRDKESLQFVEMWVDELDREIPTVLQQNQEEGIFVYSVKNGMAEDIATVLKGLFGEGKAATTTANSKGKEENLPTGVQLTRLSSGLDDKKDASKPMSSDAVSGSLSGPVTFVVDEITNAILIRSSGADYRKVLPVIERLDTYPKQALIEVTIAEVQLDESNALGVEWQYFANNVGGSANAQSGLSVDSGLGVVSGGSSLISSGLSYVIENTDRFTAALRAYSGQNRVNVLSAPHILASDNQEARIDIGDEVPIVTSEYRTTESSSTATTVDKTIQYRDVGVILSVTPHISESGTVRMEISQEVSELSQKTVEGVDSPVFSKRSASTQLAVNDGQTIVIAGLMQQTTTKSTSGIPFFARLPLIRYLIGYDGEDFASTELMIFITPHVVLTEQDTDFVSRSFLKRLETVRADMEH, encoded by the coding sequence ATGAACCCGTTGAAAAAGGTCCATGTGTCCATGAATATTTTTATCCGTCGTTTGTCTCCAGCTATGCACAATGTATTCACTTGTGTTTTGGTGCTGATCACTCTGACCTCTTGTTCTTTACTACAGCCGACGGCTCGCGAACAGGCTTCTGCTCCGTTGTTGGAGGTTGAAAAACCAAAAGAAAATGCAACCGAAAAAGTGGTGTTGTCCGCCGAGGGGTTGGATCGTTCTTCAAATGATCCTCTTGAGAAACTGCAACAGGATATGCAAACTTTGGAGGAGCGTGAAGAGGCGTTTAATCGCAAATTGACTGAAATGATGCGCAGCAATGCAGTGTCAACCCCGATTGACAGACAGGCTAAGGACAATGGCCTGAAACGGGTCTCGGGTCGTCAGGAAATCGCCTGTCATTTCGACAGTGCCGACCTGCTTGAGGTCGTTCGCCTGTTTATGCAGGAATATTTGAAAGAAGATTTTCTGATCTATCCTGGAGTTGAAGGGTCTGTAACCATGGAAGTAGAACGTTCCATGACAACGGATGAGATTCGCCACCTCCTTGAAGGGGTATTGCAGATCAACCGCATGACCATGTTTTATCAGGATGATCGCTGGCATATCATGCCTTTGGATGATGCGCCAATCGCTTTGGGCCAAGAACGTCTTCTCCTTTCAGGGGATGATAAAGTGGTTCGTGGCCAAACCATTCAGGCGTACACGTTGCGCTATGTGACCGCATCGGAGCTGGTCAAAGTGATTACTCCCTATCTCACAAAAGGGGCACAGGTCTATGCGCATGAGCCCAGTGGAGTGTTGCTGGTCTGTGATTATCCTCATGTCCAGGCTAAGATTGACAAACTGATTCAGCTGTTTGATGTTGGGCCTTTCGCCGGAACGCAGATGAGAGTTTTTTGGCCGAAGTATGTGCTAGCAGATGAGCTAGTCAAAGAGCTTGATGCTCTTGCGAAGAGTGTTTCTTTGGCAGCTGGTGATGATGCCAACCCCAATAGTAGCTTGTCTTTTGTCGCTATGCCGCGGCTGAATCTGTTGCTGGCCATGTCTCGCGATAAAGAGTCCCTGCAGTTTGTTGAAATGTGGGTCGATGAGTTGGATCGTGAGATTCCTACAGTCCTGCAGCAAAATCAGGAAGAGGGTATCTTTGTTTATTCCGTAAAAAATGGTATGGCGGAAGATATTGCCACGGTGCTGAAGGGCCTGTTTGGTGAGGGCAAGGCTGCTACGACTACGGCTAATAGTAAGGGCAAGGAAGAAAACCTTCCGACCGGTGTTCAACTGACGCGTTTGAGCAGTGGTCTTGATGACAAGAAGGACGCATCAAAACCGATGTCTTCAGACGCGGTCAGTGGTTCTCTAAGTGGGCCGGTGACTTTTGTGGTTGATGAAATCACTAATGCTATTCTCATCCGCTCAAGCGGTGCAGATTACCGTAAAGTGTTGCCGGTTATAGAGCGACTTGATACCTATCCCAAGCAGGCATTAATTGAGGTGACCATTGCTGAAGTTCAGTTGGATGAGAGCAATGCTCTGGGGGTTGAATGGCAGTATTTTGCCAATAATGTTGGTGGCAGCGCCAATGCTCAAAGCGGTCTTAGTGTTGATTCAGGGCTCGGGGTTGTCTCGGGCGGTAGTAGTCTGATTAGCTCGGGGCTAAGCTATGTGATAGAAAATACAGACCGTTTTACGGCAGCTCTCAGAGCTTATTCCGGACAGAATCGCGTCAATGTTTTGTCAGCGCCGCACATTCTGGCATCAGATAATCAGGAAGCGAGAATTGATATTGGTGATGAAGTTCCTATCGTCACGTCTGAGTACCGTACGACAGAATCCTCATCAACCGCAACAACGGTCGATAAAACCATTCAATATCGCGATGTCGGTGTGATCCTGTCTGTGACGCCCCATATCAGTGAAAGCGGTACAGTGCGCATGGAAATCTCACAGGAGGTCAGTGAGCTGTCGCAAAAAACCGTGGAGGGTGTTGATTCTCCTGTTTTTTCTAAGCGATCTGCCTCGACTCAGCTGGCTGTGAATGACGGCCAGACGATTGTGATTGCCGGTTTAATGCAACAAACGACAACCAAATCGACATCAGGGATTCCTTTTTTTGCGCGTTTGCCGCTAATCCGCTATCTTATCGGTTACGACGGCGAGGATTTTGCCAGCACTGAACTGATGATCTTTATTACTCCACATGTTGTTTTGACCGAACAAGACACGGATTTTGTCAGCCGTTCTTTTCTTAAGCGGCTAGAGACAGTGCGTGCTGACATGGAACATTGA
- a CDS encoding transporter substrate-binding domain-containing protein — protein MILTSEERAYLEKKQTIIFHNENDWKPYDYFENGVSKGFCIDVVRLIAKKVGFKAKFISGQSWNTYMHMLENREVDVLHNTAITPDRERFMIFTQSYVRFRDALFIRKERVGIKSLDDLKGKKLAVVRGYYQEVLLRTYYPEINLFLVDNTTECITAVAEKKVDAAINEVGVSNSFINDYGIQDVNLVSFIQDERFNLDLHFAVHKDNRILRDILQKGLDAISEEEMAKLKKKWLILGPKEEIDYAIFGYIALGGIVLFGLFAYRTWLLKEHNTQLQKAQTSLQEEVQQKEVLLRELNHRVKNNLQIIQGIISLQTSKKDNSNILEEIEGNIQAIALAYDKLVYQDSQDSIQLQSYLRALVEHLPRFGNKKIRVDLVVPEVKIGLHKAVTLGLVITECYNNSVKYAFVPSHADPMFSIQCVVNGSNGLRFIIADNGIGFGPTVINGIGRELMTSLCKNDFQTTPDFYNNQGAVIEILIPHL, from the coding sequence TTGATACTGACCTCTGAAGAGAGGGCGTATCTTGAAAAGAAACAAACGATTATCTTTCACAACGAAAACGACTGGAAACCCTACGATTATTTTGAAAATGGGGTTTCCAAAGGTTTTTGCATTGATGTTGTTCGGTTGATCGCAAAAAAGGTGGGCTTCAAGGCCAAGTTTATTTCAGGCCAGAGCTGGAACACCTACATGCATATGCTCGAAAACCGTGAAGTTGATGTATTACACAATACCGCTATTACGCCGGATCGAGAACGGTTCATGATTTTTACGCAGAGCTATGTGAGGTTCAGAGATGCTCTTTTCATTCGCAAGGAGAGAGTCGGCATCAAAAGCCTTGATGATCTGAAGGGGAAGAAACTGGCGGTGGTGCGCGGCTATTACCAGGAAGTCTTATTGCGAACCTACTATCCGGAAATCAACCTGTTTTTGGTCGACAATACAACGGAGTGTATCACGGCTGTTGCAGAGAAGAAGGTGGATGCGGCTATTAATGAGGTTGGCGTGAGTAACAGTTTTATCAATGACTATGGCATACAGGACGTCAATCTTGTCAGCTTTATTCAGGATGAACGTTTTAATCTTGATCTGCATTTTGCTGTTCACAAGGATAACCGAATTTTAAGGGATATTCTGCAAAAAGGTCTGGATGCCATTTCCGAAGAGGAGATGGCCAAGCTGAAGAAAAAATGGCTGATTCTTGGCCCCAAGGAAGAGATTGACTACGCGATCTTCGGTTACATTGCTCTGGGGGGCATCGTTTTGTTTGGCCTGTTCGCGTATCGAACCTGGTTGTTAAAAGAACACAACACGCAATTGCAAAAAGCCCAGACCTCTTTGCAGGAAGAAGTCCAACAGAAAGAAGTTCTGCTGAGAGAACTGAACCATCGGGTGAAAAATAATCTTCAGATTATTCAGGGGATTATTTCTCTGCAAACATCCAAAAAGGATAATTCCAACATTCTCGAAGAGATCGAAGGAAATATTCAGGCGATCGCGCTGGCCTATGACAAGCTGGTGTATCAAGATTCCCAGGATTCCATCCAGTTGCAAAGTTACCTACGGGCTCTTGTCGAGCATTTGCCACGCTTTGGCAATAAAAAAATTCGCGTCGACCTTGTTGTGCCAGAAGTGAAGATTGGCCTCCACAAGGCGGTCACGCTGGGACTTGTCATTACGGAATGCTATAACAACTCGGTCAAATATGCATTTGTCCCGAGCCATGCTGACCCGATGTTTTCGATCCAGTGTGTTGTTAACGGTTCAAATGGACTGCGGTTCATCATTGCGGACAATGGAATAGGTTTCGGCCCAACTGTTATCAATGGGATTGGCCGGGAGCTCATGACGTCGTTATGCAAAAACGATTTCCAAACAACTCCTGACTTTTATAACAATCAGGGTGCTGTCATAGAAATTCTTATCCCCCATCTTTAA
- the rffA gene encoding dTDP-4-amino-4,6-dideoxygalactose transaminase yields MKIPFNKPFIVGKELFYIAQAVISEARLAGGGKFTRQCEQLLEERIGGKAFLVHSCTAALEMAAILCDLQPGDEVIMPSFTFVSTANAFVLRGATPVFVDIRRDTLNLDEALIEAAITPRTKAIVPVHYGGVPCNMDRIMEIARRHELWVIEDAAHGLFSHYGNRQLGGIGHLGCFSFHETKNIISGEGGALLVNDPLLVERAEIIREKGTNRSRFFRGEVDKYTWVDLGSSYLPSELVGAFLWAQLERSEQINSQRRQLVAHYHDALADLQQNGSLELANPLGPDAGCGHVFYILTRHIQERSALINWLRRDDIHAVFHYVPLHTSPAGQRFCRSEGMLPVTREMSDRLLRLPLYYELSEEKVDQVVASIRAFYAEKI; encoded by the coding sequence ATGAAAATTCCTTTCAATAAACCATTTATCGTCGGCAAAGAACTCTTCTATATTGCCCAGGCCGTCATTAGCGAGGCACGATTGGCTGGCGGTGGTAAATTCACCCGTCAATGTGAACAGTTGCTGGAAGAGCGCATTGGCGGCAAGGCGTTTTTGGTTCATTCCTGTACGGCAGCGTTGGAGATGGCTGCGATTCTGTGTGATCTGCAACCGGGCGACGAAGTGATCATGCCTTCATTCACCTTTGTCTCCACGGCCAATGCCTTTGTCTTACGTGGAGCCACACCTGTTTTTGTCGATATCCGTCGCGACACCCTGAATCTTGATGAAGCGTTGATTGAAGCGGCCATCACGCCCCGGACCAAGGCGATCGTGCCTGTTCATTACGGCGGTGTGCCCTGCAATATGGATCGGATTATGGAAATTGCCCGCCGACATGAACTGTGGGTGATCGAGGATGCCGCTCATGGGTTATTCTCCCACTATGGCAACCGGCAACTCGGTGGTATCGGCCATCTGGGATGCTTCAGTTTTCACGAAACAAAGAACATTATCAGTGGTGAAGGTGGTGCTTTGCTGGTGAATGACCCTCTTTTGGTTGAGCGGGCAGAAATTATTCGTGAAAAAGGGACTAACCGCAGTCGGTTTTTTCGTGGTGAGGTGGATAAATATACCTGGGTCGATCTGGGCTCTTCCTATCTGCCGTCTGAACTGGTCGGGGCGTTTTTGTGGGCGCAACTTGAGCGTTCTGAACAGATCAATAGCCAGCGCCGTCAACTGGTGGCTCATTACCATGATGCTTTAGCCGATTTGCAACAGAATGGAAGTCTTGAACTGGCAAATCCCCTTGGGCCCGATGCAGGCTGCGGGCATGTGTTTTATATCCTTACCCGTCACATTCAGGAGCGTTCAGCATTAATTAACTGGCTCAGGAGGGATGATATTCATGCGGTCTTTCATTATGTGCCTTTACATACCTCGCCCGCTGGACAACGCTTCTGTCGCAGTGAGGGGATGTTGCCGGTCACTCGGGAGATGAGTGATCGTTTGTTGCGGCTACCGCTTTATTATGAATTGAGCGAAGAGAAAGTCGATCAGGTTGTCGCAAGCATTCGCGCATTTTATGCGGAAAAAATTTAA
- a CDS encoding response regulator, with amino-acid sequence MAFKILIIEDEPLIALQVKTFLSRKGFEVVGCCDNFSEAYDLFTTHRPEITITDIRLSNDESGIDIIKELKKAGSFEVLFLTSFSDQMTLKKAFETKPFYYLTKPFKEIDLYTAVMLCARKLQEGYLDSDWHYDPVTRMLKYRNEVVFLTKQEQRLFHLCYRNLGQFVPLEVVENVLWDDKYVSDSTRRGLIHRLSKKIGKEIFEYSSIYGCRLIL; translated from the coding sequence GTGGCATTCAAAATCCTGATTATTGAAGATGAGCCTCTGATTGCGCTGCAAGTAAAAACTTTTTTGTCCCGAAAGGGATTTGAGGTTGTTGGCTGCTGTGACAATTTTTCTGAAGCTTATGATCTTTTTACAACGCACAGGCCTGAGATTACTATTACGGATATACGCCTAAGTAATGATGAGTCGGGTATCGATATCATTAAGGAGTTGAAAAAAGCAGGTAGCTTTGAGGTGTTGTTTTTGACCTCATTCAGTGATCAGATGACATTGAAAAAAGCCTTTGAAACGAAGCCGTTCTATTATCTGACCAAACCATTTAAAGAAATTGATCTCTATACTGCCGTGATGCTTTGCGCCCGGAAACTCCAGGAGGGTTATTTAGATAGCGACTGGCACTACGACCCTGTTACCAGAATGCTTAAATATCGCAATGAAGTCGTCTTTTTGACGAAGCAGGAACAACGGCTTTTTCACCTTTGCTATAGAAATCTTGGCCAATTTGTCCCTCTGGAGGTTGTTGAAAATGTTCTCTGGGATGATAAATACGTCAGTGATTCGACCCGGCGGGGCTTGATCCACAGATTATCCAAAAAAATAGGCAAAGAAATTTTCGAATACAGCAGTATCTACGGATGCCGGCTGATTTTATGA
- a CDS encoding NAD(P)-dependent oxidoreductase, translating into MKKQCIAITGACGSIGQALVSTLGEQPLRLLGRSYDKLKACFPSRDAGELCAVDYSIDQLRSALSGVDSLVHLAALRPGTSAETLATYKDNIFITDTIYRVCKELNISNVVFASSTSVYSSINTVPYQEQEIVQPANFYALSKLIGENLGAMYGLKQKALRIASVIAPDENPSYMRMAFIHNALKGQDLKIYAVSSREYIYYKDVVAALVQALNNPDLSGVFNIGSGVSISNLDYAHLVNEVLTQGSLNISLSADCCEDGEVHVMACDKAQRELGFTASYSLDTAIREISEVLRARL; encoded by the coding sequence ATGAAAAAACAATGTATAGCGATTACTGGCGCTTGTGGCAGCATTGGACAGGCACTTGTTTCCACCTTGGGGGAGCAGCCTTTACGCTTGCTCGGTCGCTCATATGACAAATTAAAGGCATGTTTTCCTTCTCGAGATGCTGGAGAGTTATGTGCCGTTGATTACTCGATAGATCAGTTGCGCTCTGCTCTTTCTGGTGTTGATAGCCTTGTTCATCTGGCAGCTTTACGACCGGGAACGTCAGCAGAGACGCTAGCAACGTACAAAGATAATATTTTTATCACTGATACGATTTACCGGGTGTGCAAAGAGCTGAATATTTCCAATGTTGTTTTTGCCTCTTCGACATCGGTTTACTCATCAATAAATACGGTGCCTTATCAAGAGCAGGAGATTGTCCAACCTGCAAACTTTTATGCATTAAGTAAACTCATAGGAGAGAACCTTGGAGCGATGTACGGCCTGAAGCAGAAAGCATTACGTATCGCTTCGGTCATTGCTCCCGATGAAAATCCATCGTACATGAGGATGGCTTTTATTCATAATGCTCTCAAAGGGCAGGATCTTAAAATCTATGCCGTCAGTAGCCGTGAATATATCTATTATAAAGATGTTGTTGCGGCGCTCGTTCAGGCCTTGAATAACCCGGACCTTTCCGGGGTATTCAATATCGGCTCAGGCGTATCCATTTCAAATCTCGACTATGCACATTTGGTGAACGAGGTCCTTACCCAAGGATCGCTGAACATCAGTCTGTCCGCGGATTGTTGTGAAGACGGAGAGGTTCATGTGATGGCGTGTGATAAAGCCCAGCGTGAACTGGGCTTTACGGCAAGTTATTCACTGGATACGGCAATCAGGGAAATCTCTGAGGTATTGAGGGCGCGGTTGTGA
- a CDS encoding lysylphosphatidylglycerol synthase transmembrane domain-containing protein, with protein MKLHNWKKPAKILFGVLVLLWLFSSGKLDLGLLLTAPSIGGHLFGLILLLIMLLVQVYRWQLLLESQKIHLGFRTACRLTWVSQFVSVFTPGVVGGEIVRGYQLTRNISERKAGGASTVIMDRVLGLYAQVFFGLISFLSLLVTKQQLPAPVLQMGWVLMAILLTIHALPLLRYSGIKRLCRFFFKEKTFAVIEDVWLHYHRNPAILAKGVALSLVAALFSLSAFTLAARLFVPGIDWNIVFMVAPLIFIVVTLPLSPGGIGVGEASAAVLFTAFGIEAGATIMLLYRLWLLLLKLPGGLIIVLNQPSR; from the coding sequence ATGAAGCTTCATAACTGGAAAAAGCCGGCAAAAATTCTGTTTGGTGTCCTGGTTTTGCTCTGGTTGTTTTCCAGCGGCAAACTCGATCTGGGGTTGCTGTTGACCGCACCTTCGATCGGTGGTCATCTCTTCGGGCTTATCTTGCTTCTAATTATGTTGCTGGTGCAGGTGTATCGCTGGCAATTGCTTCTTGAATCCCAAAAAATCCATCTTGGTTTTAGAACCGCCTGCCGTCTTACATGGGTGAGTCAGTTTGTCTCTGTATTCACCCCGGGAGTTGTGGGAGGAGAGATCGTTCGCGGCTATCAACTGACTCGAAATATCTCGGAAAGAAAGGCGGGGGGAGCATCGACTGTCATCATGGATCGGGTGTTGGGTCTTTATGCCCAGGTTTTCTTCGGTCTGATCTCGTTTTTATCCCTGCTGGTGACAAAACAGCAACTGCCGGCCCCCGTGTTGCAGATGGGGTGGGTGTTAATGGCGATTCTGCTGACCATCCATGCGTTACCGCTGCTGCGTTATAGCGGTATTAAACGGCTGTGCCGCTTTTTTTTCAAAGAAAAGACCTTCGCAGTCATTGAAGATGTCTGGCTGCATTATCATCGTAATCCCGCCATCCTTGCCAAAGGGGTTGCGTTATCTCTGGTGGCCGCACTGTTTTCCTTGTCGGCATTTACGTTAGCAGCCCGTCTGTTTGTACCTGGAATTGATTGGAATATTGTCTTTATGGTGGCACCGCTGATCTTCATCGTGGTGACATTACCATTGTCGCCGGGAGGAATCGGCGTTGGCGAGGCTTCTGCAGCGGTATTGTTTACCGCTTTTGGCATTGAGGCCGGAGCAACCATTATGCTGCTTTATCGTTTATGGCTGCTGTTGCTGAAATTGCCTGGAGGGCTGATTATCGTTCTAAACCAGCCCTCCAGGTGA
- a CDS encoding glycosyltransferase family 2 protein: MDLPLTSIVVPVYKSQNTLQELFERIDLTFRDLERPYELILVEDCGGDNSWDVMQGLSREHTQVRIAQLTRNFGQHNALICGFSMARGEFVVTMDDDLQHPPEEIPRLIATIEETGVDAVHGVPRERKHALYKNVGSYVYRFLLGNTYKGLERVPFSSFRIIRKNIVDEICRCRTPNPAIGLLLLSITRRMVSIDVDHHARKNGQSTYTLGKLVRLFFNGVIYNTDLPLKAVFVMGIVCLMLSALLGCYYLGLYLLGYVAVSGWTTLVLLVLFFSGIGMFSLGIVGEYLTRILQEVNRVPQYIVRHKED, from the coding sequence ATGGACTTGCCTTTAACATCAATTGTCGTTCCTGTTTATAAAAGCCAAAATACCTTGCAGGAACTTTTTGAACGAATTGATCTGACATTTCGTGATCTTGAAAGACCTTATGAATTGATTTTGGTCGAAGATTGCGGTGGCGATAACAGCTGGGATGTGATGCAGGGTCTGAGTAGAGAACACACCCAGGTTAGAATTGCTCAGTTGACTAGGAACTTCGGTCAACATAATGCTCTTATCTGCGGTTTTTCCATGGCGCGTGGAGAATTTGTTGTGACGATGGATGATGATTTGCAACATCCACCGGAAGAAATTCCCCGATTGATCGCGACAATTGAAGAGACTGGCGTCGATGCCGTTCATGGTGTGCCGCGAGAGCGAAAACACGCGCTGTATAAAAATGTCGGTAGCTATGTTTACCGCTTTTTACTCGGGAATACCTACAAAGGTCTTGAGCGGGTTCCTTTCAGCAGTTTTCGCATCATTCGTAAAAACATTGTCGATGAGATCTGTCGTTGTCGCACTCCAAATCCGGCCATCGGACTTTTACTGTTGTCCATTACACGGCGGATGGTTTCAATTGATGTTGACCATCATGCACGAAAAAATGGCCAAAGTACCTATACGCTGGGGAAGTTGGTTCGTTTGTTTTTCAATGGGGTTATTTATAATACGGATCTTCCTCTCAAAGCTGTTTTTGTCATGGGAATTGTGTGCCTCATGTTGAGTGCTCTTCTCGGCTGTTACTATCTAGGGCTTTATCTTTTGGGCTACGTTGCCGTATCAGGGTGGACAACATTGGTCCTGCTGGTGCTGTTTTTTTCCGGGATCGGTATGTTTTCCCTTGGGATTGTCGGAGAGTATTTGACGCGGATTCTGCAAGAAGTCAATCGGGTCCCGCAGTATATCGTGCGTCACAAAGAAGACTGA
- a CDS encoding multiheme c-type cytochrome: MQQLLADYGEDQTLRLNAGNVFKRDGVLEKRRGQVILQAYAMMGYDVYAVGPYDAVFGLKELERMTSAVGMTPVCSNLAEGASDVIAPYQLVEKSGQKILITNLVDPWLSEVKSEKKSIDLPVRPVEGVLAPLFESIPYDLSIVVVQTATSHLEDFLGHLGVKPDLIVLGYQEGVLPPKEMTGGLMCVGNNLNGKILAAVDIPRDKKPLTLENWQHVTLSMADVVPEPQIDRLITEQEQWEKDFHRNKKKSNNALARSQSNFYLGSDWCVRCHRDISASWKTSRHAHALSTLQNKGRADDPRCLPCHVTGMTLEGEDSQEDLNREGFTSLEQTPHLGNVQCEACHGPGKLHARNPKLNPLKRGDENVCLRCHTEDTSPGFSYGKEKVH, from the coding sequence ATGCAGCAGCTCCTCGCTGATTACGGAGAGGATCAAACGTTGCGTCTGAACGCCGGAAATGTCTTTAAGCGTGATGGTGTGCTGGAAAAAAGACGTGGTCAGGTTATTCTACAGGCCTATGCCATGATGGGGTATGATGTTTATGCCGTTGGTCCCTACGATGCCGTTTTCGGTCTCAAAGAGCTTGAGCGGATGACGTCAGCTGTAGGTATGACACCTGTTTGTTCCAATCTTGCAGAGGGAGCATCCGACGTGATTGCTCCGTATCAGCTGGTTGAAAAAAGCGGACAGAAAATTCTGATCACAAATCTGGTGGACCCGTGGCTGTCAGAAGTGAAATCCGAGAAAAAATCCATAGACCTCCCTGTCCGCCCGGTTGAAGGTGTTTTGGCACCTTTGTTCGAATCAATTCCCTATGATTTGAGCATTGTTGTTGTTCAAACGGCCACTTCACATCTTGAGGACTTTTTAGGGCATCTTGGAGTGAAACCGGATCTGATCGTCTTGGGATATCAGGAAGGTGTGCTCCCACCGAAAGAAATGACTGGTGGTTTGATGTGCGTCGGAAATAACCTGAATGGTAAAATTTTGGCGGCGGTGGATATTCCCAGGGATAAAAAACCTTTGACGCTTGAAAATTGGCAGCATGTTACATTGTCCATGGCGGATGTTGTTCCTGAGCCGCAGATTGATCGTCTCATTACAGAGCAGGAACAGTGGGAAAAAGACTTTCATCGCAACAAAAAGAAAAGCAATAATGCTTTAGCGCGCAGTCAGTCAAATTTTTATCTGGGCAGTGACTGGTGTGTACGTTGCCATCGTGATATCAGTGCTTCCTGGAAAACCAGTCGTCATGCACATGCCTTGTCAACATTACAGAACAAGGGGCGTGCGGATGATCCTCGCTGCCTGCCGTGTCATGTCACGGGGATGACTCTTGAAGGCGAAGATAGCCAAGAGGATTTGAATAGAGAAGGATTCACTTCGCTTGAACAGACACCACATCTTGGCAACGTTCAGTGTGAAGCTTGCCATGGACCTGGCAAGCTCCATGCACGAAATCCTAAGCTTAACCCGCTTAAGCGGGGTGATGAAAACGTGTGTCTCCGATGTCACACCGAAGACACAAGCCCTGGGTTTTCTTATGGTAAGGAAAAGGTTCATTAA
- a CDS encoding ATP-grasp domain-containing protein, translating to MVLKDGKKMNKALILGVGSAQVDAIRYLKRHNWWVIGCSYRCEGAALSLVDQFVLLDVANSGALADFAQQQDVQLVYSVGSDLAILSIAKINQSLGFKNFISPVLADQLNSKIALRRFLDREGLSPVCWQPLTTSFTAESWSCFPAFVKPDRSQGQRGIVRVGNRSDLERILATIALDREKLFLIEEALPGREISVNVLVVDGRVCFQAVSQRLSLAGFDCGIPHAHLLCDTVITTDEQTMLSELIQDVVTALGMEHGPIYFQLKMTPDGPKIIEFSPRLDGCHLWRLIYYSCGVDLLDGVFSLMAEQVPTLPKSPVYKPCTLEFFFEKPGTRFDHSRHPFPADTLYGEYYYQPGEQVRPINGQMEKVGYVIRDGIREK from the coding sequence ATGGTGTTGAAAGACGGCAAAAAAATGAACAAAGCGTTGATCCTTGGTGTCGGAAGCGCCCAAGTGGATGCCATTCGCTACCTTAAACGCCATAACTGGTGGGTGATCGGTTGCAGTTACCGCTGTGAAGGAGCGGCTCTTTCTCTCGTGGACCAATTTGTTCTCCTTGATGTTGCCAATAGTGGCGCCTTGGCAGATTTTGCGCAACAGCAAGACGTTCAACTGGTCTATTCCGTCGGTTCGGATCTGGCGATTCTGTCGATCGCCAAGATCAATCAGTCTCTCGGGTTCAAAAACTTCATCAGCCCCGTATTGGCAGACCAATTAAACAGTAAAATTGCTCTACGCCGTTTTTTAGACCGGGAAGGTTTGAGTCCTGTCTGCTGGCAACCATTAACGACATCCTTCACCGCAGAATCCTGGAGCTGTTTTCCGGCATTTGTCAAACCAGACCGAAGCCAGGGGCAGCGTGGAATTGTTCGTGTCGGCAATCGCTCGGACTTAGAGCGAATCCTGGCAACAATTGCCCTGGACAGGGAAAAGCTGTTTCTGATTGAGGAGGCTTTGCCGGGACGTGAAATCTCGGTAAATGTTCTGGTCGTCGATGGCAGGGTGTGTTTTCAGGCCGTGTCGCAACGACTTTCCCTGGCGGGTTTTGATTGCGGAATTCCTCACGCCCATCTGCTGTGCGACACGGTGATCACGACAGATGAACAGACCATGTTATCTGAATTGATTCAAGATGTGGTGACGGCATTGGGCATGGAACACGGGCCGATCTATTTTCAGCTCAAAATGACACCGGATGGGCCGAAGATCATTGAATTTTCACCACGTCTGGACGGCTGTCATCTATGGCGACTGATTTATTATTCCTGTGGGGTTGATCTCCTTGATGGGGTGTTTTCCCTGATGGCGGAACAAGTGCCAACATTGCCGAAATCTCCTGTCTATAAACCCTGTACGCTGGAATTTTTTTTTGAAAAGCCCGGTACGCGATTTGATCATAGTCGCCATCCTTTTCCCGCAGATACCCTGTACGGGGAATATTATTATCAACCCGGCGAGCAGGTCCGACCGATAAACGGACAGATGGAAAAGGTGGGCTATGTTATCAGGGATGGAATTCGAGAAAAATGA